A DNA window from Candidatus Saccharibacteria bacterium oral taxon 955 contains the following coding sequences:
- a CDS encoding DUF21 domain-containing protein translates to MEYLFTFVTTALLVGMAAIFSGLNIGIMSLSINDLKRKARLGNKDAKRVLPLRQNAYLTLASILFANVAVVSMSTLTLESAFNGIVAGVATTILMVVFGEVIPQAIFVKSALKFCSLFTPLIRLVIFLSYPLSKPLAIALEKMIGREPAKLHTRAELGLLISEHKIADESELDEDEVEIIQGALQLSEKTVKEIMRPIEEVYWLTNDAVLDAKTVDDITAHGYSRVPIFDKSLTRCDGVLLMKDMVDVDFDDNPVPITHFHLHKTRVTGSRTALDTMFRKFAVIKSHLVPIEQGGKIIGIITAEDLIEEIIGHEIADETDHELHRP, encoded by the coding sequence ATGGAATACCTGTTTACTTTTGTTACAACCGCTCTACTAGTTGGAATGGCAGCTATTTTTTCTGGCTTAAATATAGGCATAATGTCTTTGTCAATCAACGATCTTAAGCGAAAAGCGCGATTAGGCAACAAAGACGCAAAGCGTGTCCTACCGCTGAGGCAGAATGCATATCTAACGCTAGCAAGTATCTTATTTGCTAATGTTGCAGTCGTATCGATGAGCACGTTGACGCTTGAGTCGGCTTTTAACGGGATAGTTGCTGGCGTGGCGACAACTATTTTGATGGTGGTATTTGGTGAGGTGATTCCTCAAGCTATATTTGTGAAATCAGCCCTAAAGTTCTGTTCGCTGTTTACGCCCTTGATACGACTGGTGATATTTTTATCTTATCCACTGTCAAAACCTTTGGCGATTGCTCTCGAAAAAATGATTGGGCGCGAGCCAGCCAAGCTACACACACGAGCTGAGCTTGGTCTATTGATTAGTGAACACAAGATTGCCGACGAGAGCGAGCTTGATGAGGACGAGGTCGAGATTATCCAGGGTGCATTGCAATTAAGTGAAAAAACCGTCAAAGAGATTATGCGCCCGATCGAAGAAGTGTATTGGCTGACAAATGACGCAGTTCTGGATGCAAAAACAGTTGATGATATAACAGCGCATGGATACAGTCGCGTACCGATTTTTGACAAAAGCTTAACACGGTGTGACGGAGTGCTTCTTATGAAGGACATGGTAGATGTTGATTTTGATGACAATCCTGTTCCTATTACTCATTTTCACCTACATAAGACTCGGGTTACTGGATCGCGAACGGCGCTTGATACGATGTTTCGTAAGTTTGCAGTGATTAAATCTCACCTGGTGCCGATTGAGCAGGGTGGCAAGATTATTGGTATTATTACGGCTGAGGATCTGATCGAGGAGATTATCGGTCATGAGATCGCCGATGAGACTGATCACGAACTACACCGCCCGTAA
- a CDS encoding DUF1704 domain-containing protein produces MNSKEIAPVSFDQEKFNTDYSRLTKITPGIIKYTVPDKESKERAINALIRGEASSFHQEYPMIKALSREGEQKCYALASSLLESTRLMPGIEGPVYKGAIETKILSMELVSAMHDYNEAKDGSAEKEDATERFMGANIKLYGEPDRGTYQSLLSEKIAKISQKNRSFEAEEIFSELKDILPAEAFDASLAESRFRPSDETVQWMNRVVHSLCDDMLRHVPETDDLISPEQLRDIFQAIVDEEFEDEEWIVELGKATAIKVAPASKRIVIPFDRQPVTAAEARRLVVHELGIHVLTAMTGSSTTLKPLGRGLAGYADTQEGLGKVAEQALEGEFKEAGVDHYITAGLAYFDGRGFVDAYEAKWRMKLLEELADGEVPTSEQVEKCKRQAIDGPGIATIRIFRGTDELPLFKDLSYYNGSVQVWKYLESICGDDLQLNLLLAGKISTSKEHQRIILESASLNPTENEVV; encoded by the coding sequence ATGAACAGCAAAGAGATAGCCCCAGTATCTTTTGATCAGGAAAAATTTAATACTGACTACAGTCGACTAACAAAAATAACCCCAGGTATCATCAAATATACAGTGCCCGATAAAGAGAGCAAAGAACGTGCTATAAATGCTCTTATTCGTGGCGAGGCTAGCTCTTTTCACCAAGAATATCCAATGATTAAAGCGCTTAGCCGAGAGGGCGAACAGAAATGCTACGCGCTAGCTAGCTCGCTACTAGAATCTACTAGACTGATGCCAGGAATAGAAGGGCCGGTATATAAGGGCGCTATTGAAACCAAGATCTTGTCTATGGAGCTGGTGTCGGCGATGCACGATTATAACGAGGCAAAAGACGGCTCGGCTGAAAAAGAAGATGCTACCGAACGATTTATGGGGGCAAATATTAAGTTGTACGGTGAGCCAGACCGGGGGACCTATCAGTCGTTGCTCAGCGAAAAAATTGCTAAAATTTCTCAGAAAAATCGTAGTTTTGAGGCAGAAGAGATCTTTTCTGAGCTGAAAGATATTTTACCAGCTGAAGCGTTTGATGCATCCCTAGCAGAGAGTCGCTTTCGTCCATCTGATGAGACGGTCCAGTGGATGAACAGGGTGGTTCATAGCTTGTGCGACGATATGCTCAGACACGTACCTGAAACCGATGACTTGATTAGCCCTGAGCAGTTGCGTGATATTTTTCAGGCGATTGTTGATGAGGAATTTGAAGACGAAGAGTGGATAGTAGAGCTAGGAAAGGCAACTGCAATCAAGGTTGCACCGGCCTCTAAAAGAATTGTTATTCCATTTGATCGTCAGCCAGTCACTGCGGCTGAAGCTCGTCGTTTGGTGGTGCATGAACTCGGTATCCATGTCCTAACCGCGATGACTGGTAGCTCTACGACACTCAAGCCACTTGGTCGTGGACTAGCTGGTTATGCAGACACTCAAGAGGGGCTCGGTAAGGTAGCCGAACAGGCACTAGAGGGTGAGTTCAAGGAAGCTGGTGTAGACCATTATATTACAGCTGGTTTGGCGTATTTTGACGGTAGAGGTTTTGTAGACGCTTACGAGGCAAAATGGCGTATGAAACTGCTTGAAGAGCTAGCAGACGGCGAAGTACCGACCAGCGAACAGGTTGAAAAATGCAAGCGACAAGCTATTGACGGCCCTGGCATCGCAACGATACGTATTTTTCGAGGCACGGATGAGCTGCCTTTGTTTAAGGATTTGAGCTATTACAACGGCTCGGTACAAGTGTGGAAATATCTCGAGTCTATTTGTGGTGATGATTTGCAGCTAAACTTGTTGTTAGCGGGTAAGATTAGTACCTCGAAAGAACATCAGAGAATTATACTTGAATCGGCGAGCCTAAACCCGACAGAAAACGAGGTGGTGTAA
- a CDS encoding transcriptional regulator produces the protein MTDRQKAILAAIIEQYAEIAVPVGSVTLAKLFGVSSATIRSEMARLEDMGYITAPHTSAGRIPTDKGYRVYVNSITEAQMSEMPSGVDRSVRAIEAYVNSHIDRSDRAIRSAVDSLVELTGNMGFATIGSELYMNGMASLFSHPEFREGDHVRAIAALIDNIEPWLNEARPNEPLNVFIGSENPIGKASGATLIISKFRSSFSDRSYIGVIGPTRQNYRRTMELVRRTGAVLEEVL, from the coding sequence ATGACAGACCGCCAAAAGGCGATACTCGCCGCCATAATCGAACAATATGCAGAAATTGCTGTGCCAGTAGGAAGCGTGACGCTTGCAAAACTGTTTGGGGTTTCAAGTGCAACAATTCGCAGTGAAATGGCGCGGCTCGAGGATATGGGCTATATCACGGCGCCACACACAAGTGCTGGCCGCATCCCAACCGACAAGGGGTATCGTGTGTATGTTAATAGCATTACTGAGGCACAGATGTCTGAGATGCCGAGTGGAGTTGATCGGAGCGTACGCGCGATAGAGGCCTATGTCAACTCGCATATCGATCGGTCGGATCGTGCGATTCGTAGTGCAGTAGATAGTCTAGTAGAGCTTACCGGTAATATGGGTTTTGCGACGATTGGTAGCGAATTGTATATGAACGGTATGGCGAGTTTATTCAGCCACCCGGAGTTTCGCGAAGGCGACCACGTGCGCGCCATTGCCGCGTTAATCGACAACATCGAGCCGTGGCTGAACGAGGCGCGCCCAAACGAGCCACTCAATGTTTTTATCGGCAGCGAAAATCCGATTGGTAAAGCCAGCGGCGCAACATTGATCATCAGTAAATTTCGTTCATCGTTTAGTGACCGCAGTTATATCGGCGTGATTGGTCCGACTCGGCAGAATTACCGTCGAACGATGGAGCTGGTTAGGCGAACGGGTGCGGTGTTAGAGGAGGTATTGTAA
- the grpE gene encoding nucleotide exchange factor GrpE — protein MTKSKAEKAEDLEQQLGELTLDLQRTRADFENYRKRVDAEKQAAQQTGETKAILKLLAVVDTIERAVANVPADLVDNAWAKGVVGIDKQLTKQLAGLGVQKISAVPGTMFNPELHQAVQFDEESEGEHEVIAEEMQAGYTLNGAVIRHAMVRVKRA, from the coding sequence ATGACGAAGAGTAAGGCTGAAAAAGCTGAAGATTTGGAGCAGCAGTTGGGCGAGCTAACGCTGGATTTGCAGCGGACGCGGGCGGATTTCGAAAATTACCGCAAGCGTGTCGATGCCGAAAAACAGGCTGCCCAGCAGACGGGCGAGACCAAGGCAATTTTGAAACTGCTCGCCGTCGTCGATACGATTGAGCGCGCTGTGGCGAATGTGCCGGCGGATTTGGTGGACAATGCCTGGGCGAAAGGCGTGGTTGGTATCGATAAGCAGCTGACCAAGCAGCTGGCTGGTCTCGGCGTGCAAAAAATTAGCGCCGTACCGGGCACAATGTTTAACCCCGAACTTCACCAAGCGGTGCAATTCGACGAAGAATCCGAGGGCGAACACGAAGTTATCGCCGAGGAAATGCAAGCCGGCTATACACTGAATGGCGCAGTAATTCGCCACGCCATGGTTCGAGTGAAGCGCGCCTGA
- a CDS encoding NUDIX domain-containing protein: MKNEKSWECISQKQVFRHPRLQLTEDTVVLPSGKEIAYLREEPAKTHSVAIIAVNANGQILLQKEYSYPPNKTLWQLPGGAVELDEDTIDAARRELAEESGFTADDCSIIGSYYLNNRRTDRKQFVVVCSNLRRKTLPPDDEEFIESIWVDFTKVKHMVATGEIDNVTLLAALQLYDSFKNPSSK, from the coding sequence ATGAAGAATGAAAAGTCTTGGGAGTGTATCAGTCAAAAGCAGGTTTTTCGGCATCCGCGTTTGCAGCTTACCGAAGACACCGTTGTCTTGCCGAGCGGCAAAGAAATAGCCTACTTGCGTGAAGAACCAGCAAAAACACACAGCGTCGCTATCATCGCCGTTAACGCCAATGGACAAATATTACTACAAAAAGAATACAGCTATCCACCAAACAAAACGCTCTGGCAGCTTCCTGGCGGCGCGGTCGAGCTAGACGAAGATACCATAGACGCCGCTAGACGCGAGCTCGCAGAAGAGTCGGGTTTTACTGCAGACGACTGCTCTATAATTGGCAGTTACTACTTAAACAATCGCCGCACCGACCGCAAGCAATTTGTCGTAGTGTGTAGTAATTTACGGAGAAAAACACTCCCGCCGGACGACGAAGAATTTATCGAAAGCATATGGGTAGACTTTACAAAAGTTAAACACATGGTCGCGACCGGCGAAATTGACAATGTAACGCTGCTCGCGGCGCTACAATTGTACGATTCATTCAAAAATCCTTCTTCAAAGTGA
- a CDS encoding glycosyltransferase, which yields MGSGTSAFILARELQLRGHSVTVLTDASLRGNPEHKSLAFDVRYINDFEAFATGKAGFAAALDDLYKNIVTIKPDIIHACNFMPMFLLSIIKPLLCEFPIVFTFFNTPVLKKRVAGYFSNHLLDVQLGRFVIEQDAYDKMILGSKYYVAAAQSLGANPDKIRFSYLPPDIQPFLSNNSVKTDKAIVGEISPKALERPYIILPSRITAQKGIIEAVRALDIVNRKSTQRDGYNLLLTGMACPFDQKYADRVWDEIRALNLQDRIIVPASRIKREHLASFYRESKMVIIPSWYEGLGLSAIEAQVLGVVLAASDTVGLNEVVRDGFNGLTFSPRDSKSLADCILRIDQGEVDIDELTRNAKLSAKRFSTDRHLADIEACYREVLANKR from the coding sequence GTGGGTAGTGGAACGTCTGCATTTATTCTAGCCAGGGAGCTTCAGTTAAGAGGACATTCGGTTACTGTTCTGACAGACGCTTCTCTCCGCGGAAACCCCGAACATAAAAGTTTAGCCTTTGATGTTAGGTATATTAATGATTTTGAGGCGTTTGCCACAGGAAAAGCGGGTTTTGCTGCAGCACTAGATGATCTATATAAAAACATAGTAACTATAAAACCAGACATAATACACGCGTGTAACTTTATGCCTATGTTTTTGTTGTCGATTATAAAGCCGCTACTATGTGAGTTCCCGATAGTATTTACTTTTTTTAACACGCCCGTACTAAAAAAGCGGGTTGCGGGATATTTTTCTAATCATTTATTAGATGTGCAGTTAGGAAGGTTTGTTATTGAGCAAGACGCATACGATAAGATGATACTCGGGAGCAAATATTATGTTGCCGCTGCTCAAAGTCTTGGCGCTAATCCTGACAAAATAAGGTTTTCCTACCTACCTCCAGACATACAGCCATTTTTAAGTAACAACTCCGTAAAAACTGACAAGGCTATAGTAGGAGAGATATCGCCTAAAGCCTTGGAGCGTCCTTACATTATACTTCCGTCTCGCATAACAGCACAAAAAGGCATAATTGAAGCCGTAAGAGCTTTGGATATTGTGAATCGCAAATCGACACAACGTGACGGATATAACCTTCTGTTAACTGGAATGGCGTGCCCATTCGACCAGAAATATGCTGATAGAGTTTGGGATGAGATAAGAGCGTTGAATCTTCAGGATAGGATTATTGTTCCTGCGTCGCGTATAAAGAGAGAGCATTTAGCGTCGTTTTATAGGGAGTCTAAAATGGTTATTATTCCGTCTTGGTATGAAGGATTGGGGCTGTCCGCCATAGAAGCCCAGGTTTTAGGGGTCGTATTGGCTGCATCTGATACAGTAGGACTCAACGAGGTTGTGAGGGATGGTTTTAATGGGCTAACTTTTAGTCCGCGCGACAGTAAATCTTTGGCAGATTGCATTTTACGCATAGATCAAGGAGAGGTTGACATTGATGAGTTGACTCGTAACGCAAAGTTGAGCGCTAAACGATTTTCAACTGACCGCCACCTTGCGGATATAGAAGCTTGTTATAGGGAAGTATTAGCTAACAAAAGGTAG
- the dnaJ gene encoding molecular chaperone DnaJ has product MADKRDYYEVLGVNKSASDDEIKKAFRKAAVKYHPDKEGGDEAKFKEVNEAYEVLKDKQKRQRYDQFGHAGVGGAGGGSGGNPFEGFNFNGQDVHFDFGGMGGFGDIFSQFFGGAGQQAHEPARGRDVETRVTLSFEEAVFGKDVKLDLNLDNECTHCKGQAVEPGYELKTCQSCKGAGQKVRVMNTMFGPIQQAVPCDMCHGKGKVPEKVCTQCRGTGVERRQQTITVKIPAGIDDGATIRLRGRGEAVGGGAKGDLYVGIRVKAHKKFTREGDLILSEEHVSMVDAALGCEIDVDTVDGTVRMKIPAGTQSGTDFKLSGHGVPHLRNDSRGPHIVSVIVDTPTKLTKKQRELLEQFDSAKKRGIFG; this is encoded by the coding sequence ATGGCAGACAAACGTGATTATTATGAAGTCCTCGGTGTCAACAAGAGCGCGAGTGATGACGAGATAAAAAAGGCTTTCCGTAAAGCGGCCGTCAAGTATCATCCTGACAAGGAGGGTGGTGATGAGGCTAAGTTCAAAGAAGTCAATGAGGCTTATGAGGTCCTAAAAGACAAGCAGAAACGTCAACGTTATGACCAATTTGGTCACGCTGGTGTTGGCGGAGCTGGTGGCGGCAGTGGTGGCAATCCGTTCGAAGGATTTAACTTTAACGGCCAAGATGTACATTTTGACTTTGGCGGTATGGGCGGTTTTGGTGACATCTTTAGCCAATTCTTTGGAGGTGCGGGTCAGCAAGCTCACGAGCCTGCACGCGGTCGAGATGTTGAGACTAGGGTCACTCTGAGCTTTGAAGAGGCGGTATTTGGCAAAGATGTAAAACTTGACCTCAACCTGGATAACGAGTGTACCCATTGTAAGGGACAGGCAGTCGAGCCAGGGTATGAGCTAAAAACTTGTCAGTCGTGTAAGGGTGCTGGTCAAAAGGTTCGGGTGATGAATACGATGTTTGGTCCGATCCAGCAGGCGGTGCCTTGCGATATGTGCCACGGCAAGGGCAAGGTTCCAGAGAAGGTTTGTACCCAATGTCGCGGTACTGGCGTCGAGCGGCGTCAGCAAACTATCACCGTGAAGATTCCAGCTGGGATTGATGATGGGGCAACTATCCGTCTGCGTGGTCGCGGTGAAGCGGTTGGCGGAGGTGCAAAGGGTGATCTATACGTTGGTATTCGTGTCAAAGCACACAAAAAGTTCACACGCGAAGGCGATCTGATTCTATCTGAAGAGCATGTCAGTATGGTGGATGCGGCCTTGGGGTGTGAAATTGACGTCGACACAGTTGACGGGACAGTTCGGATGAAGATACCAGCTGGTACTCAGAGTGGTACAGACTTCAAGCTGTCTGGGCACGGTGTACCACACCTTAGGAATGATTCGCGCGGTCCGCATATCGTCAGCGTTATAGTCGATACACCAACCAAGCTTACTAAGAAGCAACGAGAGTTATTGGAGCAGTTCGATAGCGCAAAAAAGCGAGGCATATTCGGATAA
- the dnaK gene encoding molecular chaperone DnaK — MGKIIGIDLGTTNSAFAYLVAGKPEVITNAEGNRTTPSVVAVNKSGERLVGQVAQRQRVTNAKNTIYGIKRLIGRKFSDKEVQKDIDIMPFEIVKHQSGVAVKMGDKEYTPEEVSAMILSKIKADAEAFLGEKVTEAVITVPAYFDDSQRQATKDAGKIAGLEVKRIINEPTAAALAYGLDKGKEEKIVVFDLGGGTFDVSVLELGDGVFEVKSTNGDTHLGGEDFDNAIVNYFIDEFKKSDGIDLRKDNAAMQRLKDEAEKAKKELSTVTEYEVNIPFITADADGPKHFELKLSRAKLEELVASLLDRLDSPVEKALKDAKLTKADINEIVMVGGMTRMPAVVERVKKLFGKDPMQGVNPDEVVAVGASIQGGVLAGDVKDVLLLDVTPLTLGIETAGGVRTPMIDRNTTVPTSKSQVFSTFADNQPQVEIHVLQGEREFASDNKSLGVFTLDGIAPAPRGVPQIEVTFNIDANGLLNVSAKDKGTGKEQSITISNSGNMSKEDIEKAQKEAELHADEDKKRREAVDAKNQLENAIYQAKKMPDEFKDKISDDDKKAIEDAVAEAEKHKEATDKDELESALKALNDAIMPIGAKLYQQASEAESAQGDSTDKKSDKDEPVEGEVVDKKK; from the coding sequence ATGGGTAAAATCATCGGCATCGACCTCGGTACCACCAACAGTGCGTTTGCGTATCTAGTGGCTGGTAAGCCAGAGGTGATTACAAATGCAGAGGGTAACCGCACGACGCCAAGTGTCGTGGCGGTCAATAAATCAGGCGAACGTCTAGTCGGCCAGGTTGCACAGCGTCAGCGTGTAACAAACGCAAAAAATACGATTTACGGAATTAAACGCCTCATCGGTCGTAAGTTTAGCGACAAAGAGGTCCAAAAAGACATCGATATTATGCCGTTTGAGATCGTCAAACACCAGAGTGGTGTTGCGGTAAAGATGGGCGACAAGGAGTATACGCCAGAAGAAGTCTCGGCAATGATCCTCAGCAAGATCAAGGCGGACGCAGAGGCTTTTCTGGGCGAGAAAGTTACCGAAGCAGTTATTACTGTACCTGCCTACTTTGACGATTCTCAGCGCCAAGCCACAAAAGACGCTGGTAAGATTGCTGGACTTGAAGTGAAGCGCATTATCAATGAGCCAACCGCTGCCGCGCTTGCTTATGGTCTAGATAAGGGTAAAGAAGAAAAAATCGTTGTCTTTGACCTAGGTGGTGGTACGTTTGACGTATCAGTACTTGAGCTTGGTGATGGTGTGTTTGAGGTTAAATCAACTAACGGCGACACCCATCTCGGCGGTGAGGACTTTGACAATGCTATCGTGAACTACTTTATCGATGAGTTCAAGAAATCTGACGGTATCGATCTTCGCAAAGATAATGCGGCGATGCAGCGTCTCAAGGACGAAGCTGAAAAGGCTAAAAAAGAGCTTTCAACTGTCACGGAATACGAAGTCAACATTCCGTTTATCACAGCGGATGCTGATGGTCCAAAGCATTTTGAGCTTAAGCTATCACGAGCGAAGCTAGAGGAGCTGGTTGCTTCATTGCTTGATCGCCTCGATAGCCCAGTTGAAAAAGCCCTCAAGGACGCCAAGCTTACAAAGGCAGATATCAACGAAATCGTGATGGTCGGCGGGATGACTCGTATGCCGGCAGTGGTTGAGCGTGTCAAGAAGCTGTTTGGCAAAGATCCGATGCAGGGTGTTAACCCAGATGAAGTTGTGGCAGTTGGCGCGTCTATTCAGGGTGGTGTGTTGGCTGGTGATGTCAAAGACGTTCTCCTGCTTGACGTGACGCCATTGACTCTCGGTATCGAGACTGCTGGCGGTGTGCGTACACCAATGATTGACCGCAACACGACTGTTCCAACCAGTAAGAGCCAGGTGTTCTCAACATTTGCCGACAATCAGCCACAGGTTGAGATTCATGTCCTCCAGGGTGAGCGTGAATTTGCAAGCGACAACAAGTCGCTCGGTGTCTTTACGCTTGATGGTATTGCGCCAGCGCCACGAGGTGTTCCGCAGATCGAAGTGACATTTAACATCGACGCTAACGGATTGCTGAATGTCTCTGCAAAAGACAAGGGCACTGGTAAAGAGCAGTCGATCACCATATCAAACTCTGGCAACATGAGTAAAGAAGATATCGAAAAGGCACAAAAAGAAGCCGAGCTTCACGCTGACGAAGACAAGAAGCGTCGTGAGGCAGTTGACGCAAAAAACCAGCTGGAAAATGCGATCTACCAGGCAAAGAAGATGCCAGATGAGTTCAAGGACAAGATCTCAGATGATGATAAAAAAGCTATTGAAGATGCGGTAGCAGAGGCTGAGAAGCACAAAGAAGCAACCGATAAAGATGAGCTTGAGTCTGCTCTAAAAGCTCTGAATGATGCGATTATGCCTATCGGTGCCAAGCTTTATCAGCAGGCAAGTGAAGCAGAGTCAGCTCAAGGTGACTCTACGGACAAAAAGTCTGACAAAGATGAGCCAGTTGAAGGCGAAGTTGTCGACAAAAAGAAGTAG